One window of the Cryptomeria japonica chromosome 7, Sugi_1.0, whole genome shotgun sequence genome contains the following:
- the LOC131044452 gene encoding L-type lectin-domain containing receptor kinase SIT2, which produces MMHPFHTRRPSLVLISLSFLLGLVCGAKIEPTTFVFNRFNGTDGLILLGVATEVKPKSALMLTNHSHFIMGRALYSLPVQMKPHGNNSTVSSFSTTFVFSMLPPPSDAGGHGIAFLMTPSPKFSDALSAQYIGLLNFTSNGHDYNHLFAVEFDTSKNVEFKDPDDNHVGIDINDLDSIQTKDAGYWDGKDFKPLSLKSGRNIQAWIDYDQLKGKLNVSITIAGLPKPQRPLISLDIDLSTVLEDEMYVGFSAATGNFAEDHYILAWSFTTNGTAPPLDVTTLPSFANDDGSSRLSKGSIAGITVACAVLFFLTATGMVMWTRRMKEREEVVEEWELKYWPRRFPYQDLSDATNGFREEQVLGHGGFGRVYHGVLPNSGLPVAVKCITREFTEGMKGFIAEITSMGRMQHRNLVQLQGWCRRQKQLFIVYDYMPNGSLDKLILGSPTAVLRWSARYNILKGVAAGLLYLHEQWEKRVVHRDIKSSNVLLDSALNGRLGDFGLAKLYDHSENPQTTRVVGTLGYIAPELIHTGKATPSSDVFSFGALLLEVACGRRPVDFSRDEGQEVLVEWVWELYTRESLLDAADPKLQGEYGVEEMERVLKLGLLCSHPEAERRPGIRLALQVLEAEVPVPSLDIASFSPAVMTPRGVFRCKNQGLPSPGKSQLQQEENQSLVCSRSF; this is translated from the coding sequence ATGATGCATCCCTTCCACACCAGGAGGCCGAGCCTGGTTCTCATATCTCTATCCTTTCTGCTGGGTCTTGTGTGCGGAGCCAAAATAGAGCCCACCACTTTCGTCTTCAACCGCTTCAACGGAACGGACGGGCTCATTCTTCTAGGAGTTGCTACAGAGGTAAAGCCCAAATCGGCTCTCATGCTCACAAATCACTCGCACTTCATCATGGGCCGCGCATTGTATTCGTTGCCCGTGCAGATGAAACCACACGGAAACAACAGCACTGTTTCGTCCTTCAGCACCACCTTCGTTTTCTCCATGCTTCCCCCGCCCTCCGACGCCGGCGGCCACGGTATCGCCTTTCTCATGACGCCCTCGCCCAAATTCTCGGATGCCCTCTCTGCCCAATACATAGGCCTCCTCAACTTCACCAGTAACGGCCATGACTACAACCATCTCTTCGCAGTCGAGTTCGATACAAGCAAGAACGTCGAATTCAAGGACCCAGACGACAACCATGTCGGGATCGACATAAATGATCTCGATTCAATCCAAACAAAGGATGCCGGTTATTGGGACGGAAAGGATTTCAAGCCACTCAGCCTAAAAAGCGGCCGGAATATCCAGGCCTGGATAGACTACGATCAGCTGAAAGGAAAGCTTAATGTGAGCATCACAATCGCGGGTCTACCCAAACCGCAGAGACCCCTCATCTCTCTCGACATAGACCTGTCCACTGTGCTCGAAGATGAGATGTACGTAGGGTTTTCCGCAGCCACGGGAAACTTTGCAGAAGACCATTATATTCTGGCCTGGAGCTTTACAACCAATGGAACCGCCCCGCCTCTGGATGTAACTACTCTTCCTTCCTTCGCAAACGATGATGGTTCGAGTCGTCTCTCGAAGGGATCCATAGCTGGTATTACCGTCGCATGTGCAGTTCTATTTTTTCTGACTGCGACTGGGATGGTTATGTGGACCAGaagaatgaaagagagagaagaagtTGTGGAAGAATGGGAGCTGAAATACTGGCCCCGCAGATTCCCCTACCAGGACCTTAGCGATGCTACCAATGGCTTCCGTGAAGAGCAAGTATTGGGCCACGGGGGCTTCGGTCGGGTTTACCACGGCGTTCTTCCCAATAGCGGCCTGCCGGTGGCCGTCAAATGTATTACACGGGAATTCACAGAAGGAATGAAGGGTTTCATTGCGGAGATCACGAGCATGGGACGGATGCAGCACAGGAATCTGGTACAGCTGCAGGGTTGGTGCAGGCGACAGAAGCAGCTTTTTATTGTCTACGATTACATGCCCAATGGCAGCCTCGATAAATTGATCCTCGGAAGCCCCACAGCAGTGCTGCGATGGTCTGCTAGATATAATATTCTCAAGGGGGTCGCTGCGGGGTTGCTGTATCTGCACGAGCAATGGGAGAAAAGGGTTGTTCACAGAGACATAAAATCGAGCAACGTGTTGTTGGACTCGGCGCTCAATGGAAGACTGGGGGATTTCGGGCTAGCCAAATTGTACGATCACAGCGAGAACCCGCAGACGACTCGTGTGGTGGGGACGCTGGGGTATATAGCACCGGAGCTCATCCACACGGGGAAGGCCACGCCTAGCTCCGATGTGTTCAGCTTCGGTGCTCTGTTGTTGGAGGTTGCCTGCGGAAGACGGCCCGTGGATTTTTCCAGGGATGAGGGGCAAGAAGTCTTGGTGGAATGGGTTTGGGAGTTGTACACCAGAGAGAGTCTCCTGGACGCTGCGGATCCTAAACTGCAAGGCGAGTATGGAGTGGAAGAGATGGAAAGAGTGCTGAAATTGGGACTCTTGTGCTCGCATCCGGAGGCGGAAAGGAGGCCTGGCATACGGCTTGCGTTGCAAGTTCTGGAAGCGGAAGTTCCTGTGCCTTCACTGGACATTGCTTCCTTTTCTCCGGCTGTCATGACTCCCAGAGGGGTCTTTCGGTGCAAAAACCAAGGCCTCCCATCGCCAGGAAAGTCTCAGCTGCAGCAGGAGGAAAACCAGTCATTAGTCTGTAGCAGATCATTTTGA